The following proteins are encoded in a genomic region of Anguilla anguilla isolate fAngAng1 chromosome 15, fAngAng1.pri, whole genome shotgun sequence:
- the LOC118214533 gene encoding chondroadherin-like protein, which produces MLYLRAAHIFPAIIVSMFLSCSLVVMSCSLVVNVFLKEEIMLYCRTLLLLAVAHSKSLQTGGSVCEKGCDCQGEFRFTNCSDMLFARVPGDIPPLTEHLDLSRNRLSLLPAGAFRGLRRLRVLLLSDNNISRVAGGAFASLEGLQRLDLSRNRLSALGEGFSLGLGSLKELQLGENRLTRLDGPLRLDGLQRLDLSANAIGSVGPRAFGLMTSLRRLYLRDNRLGFLGDGVFSMLRSLEVLHLEGNRIDGTEAGVFAPLTGLALLDLTRNRLTAVRFKAFLGIRSHSTRVLLAGNPWSCDCDLQRVFGKLRGVRRLSLDDYGDLSCAEPPELRGYRLAAVDAELCVAETVTVLVITVTVLITVAAAVFMAEKTRKRQMGERPSEDSSVVYQYQT; this is translated from the coding sequence ATGCTGTACTTACGTGCAGCACATATTTTCCCTGCAATAATTGTTTCTAtgtttctttcttgttctcttgTTGTAATGTCTTGTTCTCTTGTTGTCAATGTCTTTTTGAAAGAGGAAATTATGCTGTACTGTAGGACCCTGCTTCTGCTGGCGGTGGCACATTCCAAGTCTCTCCAGACCGGCGGCAGCGTCTGTGAGAAAGGCTGTGACTGCCAGGGTGAGTTCAGATTCACCAACTGCTCCGACATGCTCTTCGCCCGCGTCCCCGGCGACATCCCCCCTCTCACCGAGCACCTGGACCTGTCCCGGAACCGGCTCTCCCTCCTGCCCGCCGGGGCCTTCCGGGGCCTGCGGCGGCTGAGGGTGCTGCTCCTGAGCGACAACAACATCAGCCGCGTGGCGGGCGGGGCCTTCGCCTCGCTGGAGGGCCTCCAGAGGCTGGACCTGAGCCGGAACCGCCTCTCCGCCCTGGGGGAGGGCTTCTCCCTGGGCCTGGGCTCCCtgaaggagctgcagctggGGGAGAACCGGCTCACCCGCCTGGACGGCCCCCTGCGCCTGGACGGCCTGCAGAGGCTCGACCTGAGCGCCAACGCCATCGGCTCCGTCGGGCCCCGGGCCTTCGGCCTCATGACCTCGCTGCGCCGGCTCTACCTGCGGGACAACCGGCTGGGCTTCCTGGGCGACGGCGTCTTCTCCATGCTCCGGTCCCTGGAGGTGCTCCACCTGGAGGGCAACCGCATCGACGGCACCGAGGCCGGGGTCTTCGCCCCCCTCACCGGCCTCGCCCTGCTGGACCTGACGCGCAACCGCCTGACCGCCGTGCGCTTCAAGGCCTTCCTGGGCATCCGCAGCCACAGCACGCGCGTCCTGCTGGCGGGCAACCCCTGGTCCTGCGACTGCGACCTGCAGAGGGTGTTCGGGAAGCTGCGCGGCGTGCGGCGGCTCTCCCTGGACGACTACGGCGACCTGAGCTGCGCCGAGCCGCCCGAGCTGCGGGGCTACCGGCTCGCCGCGGTGGACGCCGAGCTGTGCGTCGCCGAGACCGTCACCGTGCTCGTCATCACCGTCACCGTGCTCATCACCGTGGCGGCCGCCGTCTTCATGGCCGAGAAAACCAGGAAGAGGCAAATGGGCGAACGCCCGTCCGAGGACAGCAGCGTGGTCTACCAGTACCAGACCTAG
- the LOC118214590 gene encoding NGFI-A-binding protein 1-like isoform X2, with the protein MAAALPRTLGELQLYRILQRANLLYYYDAFIQQGGDDVQQLCEAGEEEFLEIMALVGMASKPLHVRRLQKALRDWVTNPALFNQPLAALPVCSIPVYKLPEGSPREPHAKAPKCAAAAAARVDPCKAEPAGGNAAGGSPPPSSGEPRFWAGHGTESERSLSPADAGSPSSPRDPLEALDAAAVRSVAECVERMGPALAKGDLAEVREQLRGNKKLAKMISHILDMGEEEPRREEEVRKYSAIYGRFDSKRKDGKHLTLHELTVNEAAAQLCMKDVGLLARRDELFSLARQISREVTYKYTYRTSKSRCGDRDEPSPKRIKAEEGFFDLQEALQAIHMRQETLREQLVQAKSKGEETLGQNIQVQLERLLTRQMEILHDASAQERLQALDWRIPSGPLRNSSDKKSSNGVSSEPASEQHAERPLNLRVPGHRQGGARGDTPLGKQLANELKRRHSTGDGKTPSTENGHGIDFSHHVLNLSDKKTIKMEPEDSR; encoded by the exons ATGGCGGCGGCTTTACCCAGAACGCTCGGGGAGCTGCAGCTCTACCGCATCCTGCAGCGCGCCAACCTGCTCTACTACTACGATGCCTTCATCCAGCAGGGCGGCGACGACGTGCAGCAGCTGTGCGAGGCGGGCGAGGAGGAGTTCCTGGAGATCATGGCGCTGGTGGGCATGGCCAGCAAGCCGCTGCACGTGCGGCGGCTCCAGAAGGCGCTGCGCGACTGGGTCACCAACCCCGCCCTCTTCAACCAGCCGCTGGCCGCCCTGCCCGTCTGCAGCATCCCCGTCTACAAGCTGCCCGAGGGCTCGCCCCGCGAGCCGCACGCCAAGGCGCCCAAGTGCGCGGCGGCAGCGGCCGCCCGCGTGGACCCCTGCAAGGCCGAGCCGGCCGGCGGCAACGCGGCGGGCGGCTCCCCCCCGCCGAGCAGCGGCGAGCCCCGCTTCTGGGCGGGCCACGGGACGGAGAGCGAGCGGAGCCTGTCCCCGGCCGACGCCGGGTCGCCCTCGTCCCCGCGCGACCCGCTGGAGGCGCTGGACGCGGCCGCCGTGCGGTCGGTGGCGGAGTGCGTGGAGCGGATGGGCCCCGCCCTGGCCAAGGGCGACCTGGCCGAGGTCAGGGAGCAGCTGAGGGGCAACAAGAAGCTGGCCAAGATGATCAGCCACATCCTGGACATGGGTGAGGAGGAGCCCCGTAGGGAGGAGGAGGTCCGCAAGTATAGCGCCATTTACGGCCGCTTTGACTCCAAGAGGAAGGATGGCAAACACCTGACACTGCATGAG CTGACGGTGAACGAGGCTGCGGCTCAGCTGTGCATGAAGGACGTGGGGCTCCTGGCTCGCCGGGACGAGCTCTTCAGCCTGGCCCGCCAGATCTCCAGGGAGGTCACCTACAAGTACACCTACAGGACCAGCAA gtCACGCTGTGGAGACAGAGACGAGCCATCTCCTAAGAGAATAAAAGCAGAG GAGGGCTTTTTTgacctgcaggaggcgctgcagGCCATCCACATGCGTCAGGAGACGCTGAGGGAGCAGCTCGTGCAGGCCAAGTCGAAAGGGGAGGAAACTCTAGGCCAGAACATCCAG gtgcagCTGGAGCGTCTGCTCACCAGGCAGATGGAGATCCTCCATGACGCGTCGGCTCAGGAGAGGCTGCAGGCCCTGGACTGGAGGATTCCCTCGGGGCCTCTCAGGAACAGCTCGGACAAGAAAAGCAGCAATGGCGTCTCCTCCGAGCCAGCCAGCGAACAGCACG CGGAGAGGCCTCTGAATCTGCGTGTGCCTGGGCACAGACAGGGCGGAGCCCGTGGGGACACGCCCCTGGGGAAGCAGCTGGCCAATGAGCTCAAGAGGCGCCACTCCACCGGGGACGGAAAGACGCCGTCCACAG AAAACGGGCATGGGATTGACTTCTCCCACCACGTGCTCAACCTCTCTGACAAGAAGACCATCAAAATGGAACCTGAGGACTCCAGATAG
- the LOC118214590 gene encoding NGFI-A-binding protein 1-like isoform X1, with product MRLICQLPRQKCCAQCVLAFLSALSIKEPLSEIDRRIMLLLGMAAALPRTLGELQLYRILQRANLLYYYDAFIQQGGDDVQQLCEAGEEEFLEIMALVGMASKPLHVRRLQKALRDWVTNPALFNQPLAALPVCSIPVYKLPEGSPREPHAKAPKCAAAAAARVDPCKAEPAGGNAAGGSPPPSSGEPRFWAGHGTESERSLSPADAGSPSSPRDPLEALDAAAVRSVAECVERMGPALAKGDLAEVREQLRGNKKLAKMISHILDMGEEEPRREEEVRKYSAIYGRFDSKRKDGKHLTLHELTVNEAAAQLCMKDVGLLARRDELFSLARQISREVTYKYTYRTSKSRCGDRDEPSPKRIKAEEGFFDLQEALQAIHMRQETLREQLVQAKSKGEETLGQNIQVQLERLLTRQMEILHDASAQERLQALDWRIPSGPLRNSSDKKSSNGVSSEPASEQHAERPLNLRVPGHRQGGARGDTPLGKQLANELKRRHSTGDGKTPSTENGHGIDFSHHVLNLSDKKTIKMEPEDSR from the exons ATGCGGCTAATCTGCCAGCTACCGCGTCAGAAATGTTGCGCGCAGTGTGTGCTGGCTTTTTTGTCAGCACTGTCAATTAAAGAACCGTTGTCAGAGATTGACAGAAGAATCATGCTCCTGCTAG gTATGGCGGCGGCTTTACCCAGAACGCTCGGGGAGCTGCAGCTCTACCGCATCCTGCAGCGCGCCAACCTGCTCTACTACTACGATGCCTTCATCCAGCAGGGCGGCGACGACGTGCAGCAGCTGTGCGAGGCGGGCGAGGAGGAGTTCCTGGAGATCATGGCGCTGGTGGGCATGGCCAGCAAGCCGCTGCACGTGCGGCGGCTCCAGAAGGCGCTGCGCGACTGGGTCACCAACCCCGCCCTCTTCAACCAGCCGCTGGCCGCCCTGCCCGTCTGCAGCATCCCCGTCTACAAGCTGCCCGAGGGCTCGCCCCGCGAGCCGCACGCCAAGGCGCCCAAGTGCGCGGCGGCAGCGGCCGCCCGCGTGGACCCCTGCAAGGCCGAGCCGGCCGGCGGCAACGCGGCGGGCGGCTCCCCCCCGCCGAGCAGCGGCGAGCCCCGCTTCTGGGCGGGCCACGGGACGGAGAGCGAGCGGAGCCTGTCCCCGGCCGACGCCGGGTCGCCCTCGTCCCCGCGCGACCCGCTGGAGGCGCTGGACGCGGCCGCCGTGCGGTCGGTGGCGGAGTGCGTGGAGCGGATGGGCCCCGCCCTGGCCAAGGGCGACCTGGCCGAGGTCAGGGAGCAGCTGAGGGGCAACAAGAAGCTGGCCAAGATGATCAGCCACATCCTGGACATGGGTGAGGAGGAGCCCCGTAGGGAGGAGGAGGTCCGCAAGTATAGCGCCATTTACGGCCGCTTTGACTCCAAGAGGAAGGATGGCAAACACCTGACACTGCATGAG CTGACGGTGAACGAGGCTGCGGCTCAGCTGTGCATGAAGGACGTGGGGCTCCTGGCTCGCCGGGACGAGCTCTTCAGCCTGGCCCGCCAGATCTCCAGGGAGGTCACCTACAAGTACACCTACAGGACCAGCAA gtCACGCTGTGGAGACAGAGACGAGCCATCTCCTAAGAGAATAAAAGCAGAG GAGGGCTTTTTTgacctgcaggaggcgctgcagGCCATCCACATGCGTCAGGAGACGCTGAGGGAGCAGCTCGTGCAGGCCAAGTCGAAAGGGGAGGAAACTCTAGGCCAGAACATCCAG gtgcagCTGGAGCGTCTGCTCACCAGGCAGATGGAGATCCTCCATGACGCGTCGGCTCAGGAGAGGCTGCAGGCCCTGGACTGGAGGATTCCCTCGGGGCCTCTCAGGAACAGCTCGGACAAGAAAAGCAGCAATGGCGTCTCCTCCGAGCCAGCCAGCGAACAGCACG CGGAGAGGCCTCTGAATCTGCGTGTGCCTGGGCACAGACAGGGCGGAGCCCGTGGGGACACGCCCCTGGGGAAGCAGCTGGCCAATGAGCTCAAGAGGCGCCACTCCACCGGGGACGGAAAGACGCCGTCCACAG AAAACGGGCATGGGATTGACTTCTCCCACCACGTGCTCAACCTCTCTGACAAGAAGACCATCAAAATGGAACCTGAGGACTCCAGATAG